In one window of Drosophila innubila isolate TH190305 chromosome 2L unlocalized genomic scaffold, UK_Dinn_1.0 4_B_2L, whole genome shotgun sequence DNA:
- the LOC117779497 gene encoding protein screw — translation MESPEISEQLEMIDLLDLGDRTRRMVQPQFHNSASKFLLEVYNEINEEQEPQEVLHQRHKRSLDDDILVTSDDRQEIASCNSILTFSSRIMQQPELGHAMDLHITFNTNDVPRDLKLVQAMLRVYKQSSLGEQTQNFTVSIYRRIYSHQELIDDEPVYRILHSVNTTTNYKGWLEFNLTQTLRSWLLHKSLQQSQRHELRISVDVAQLSALGSGLVAPQTARRSNLEPFIVGYFNGPELLVKAQKLRFKRELKTRKNALPSGPRMPPPDLYKPPQSCERLNFTVDFKELQMHNWVIAPKKFEAYFCGGGCNFPLGTKMNATNHAIVQTLMHLKQPHLPKPCCVPTVLGAITILRYLNEDIIDLTKYQKAVAKECGCH, via the coding sequence ATGGAATCGCCAGAGATTAGTGAACAATTGGAGATGATCGATTTGTTGGACTTGGGTGATAGGACCAGACGCATGGTACAGCCGCAGTTTCACAATTCGGCTTCAAAGTTCTTGCTGGAGGTGTACAATGAGATCAACGAGGAACAGGAGCCGCAGGAGGTGTTGCATCAGCGGCACAAGCGTTCCTTGGACGATGACATTCTAGTTACAAGCGATGATCGACAGGAGATTGCCAGCTGTAACAGCATCCTAACATTCTCCAGTCGCATCATGCAACAGCCAGAGCTGGGCCATGCGATGGATCTGCATATAACGTTCAATACGAATGATGTGCCCAGGGATCTGAAGCTAGTTCAAGCCATGCTGCGTGTCTATAAGCAATCCAGTCTGGGGGAGCAAACACAGAACTTCACAGTGTCGATTTACAGAAGAATCTACAGTCATCAGGAATTGATTGATGATGAGCCCGTCTATCGCATACTGCACTCTGTAAACACCACCACGAACTATAAGGGTTGGCTGGAGTTCAATTTGACACAGACACTGCGCTCCTGGCTGCTCCACAAGAGCCTCCAGCAGTCGCAGCGGCACGAGCTGCGCATCTCTGTGGATGTGGCTCAGTTGAGTGCTCTGGGTTCGGGGCTGGTGGCACCACAAACTGCAAGACGCTCCAATTTAGAACCTTTCATTGTCGGTTACTTCAATGGACCCGAGCTGCTGGTCAAGGCACAAAAGCTGCGATTCAAACGAGAGTTGAAGACACGTAAGAATGCGTTGCCAAGTGGACCTCGAATGCCTCCGCCGGATCTCTACAAGCCGCCGCAGTCCTGTGAGCGTCTTAACTTCACTGTCGACTTCAAGGAGCTGCAAATGCACAACTGGGTCATAGCACCAAAGAAGTTTGAGGCATACTTCTGTGGTGGCGGCTGCAATTTTCCTCTCGGCACCAAAATGAATGCCACGAATCATGCGATTGTTCAAACCCTAATGCATCTGAAGCAACCGCATCTGCCCAAACCCTGCTGTGTGCCCACTGTGCTGGGTGCAATAACCATACTGAGATACCTAAATGAGGACATTATCGATTTAACCAAATACCAAAAGGCGGTGGCCAAGGAGTGTGGATGTCATTAG